In one window of Photorhabdus laumondii subsp. laumondii DNA:
- the fabR gene encoding HTH-type transcriptional repressor FabR, giving the protein MSNIIGIRAKQKEKTRRSLIEAAFSQLSAERSFTSLSLREVAREAGIAPTSFYRHFRDVDELGLTMVDESGLMLRQLMRQARQRIAKGGSVIRTSVSTFMEFIGNNPNAFRLLLRERSGTSAEFRAAVAREIQHFIAELADYLEQESCMPRHFTEVQAEAMVTIVFSAGAEALDIDLEKRQRLEERLVLQLRMIAKGAYYWYRKEMNPPNPKLK; this is encoded by the coding sequence GTGAGTAACATTATCGGCATCAGAGCGAAACAGAAAGAAAAAACTCGTCGTTCACTGATTGAAGCGGCTTTCAGCCAGTTGAGTGCCGAAAGGAGTTTTACCAGCCTTAGCTTGCGTGAAGTCGCCCGTGAAGCAGGTATTGCACCCACTTCATTTTATCGTCATTTCCGCGATGTTGATGAGCTTGGGCTCACTATGGTGGATGAAAGTGGTTTGATGTTACGTCAGTTAATGAGGCAAGCCCGGCAACGTATTGCTAAAGGTGGCAGTGTCATCCGCACGTCTGTTTCAACTTTTATGGAATTTATCGGTAATAACCCAAATGCATTCCGATTATTATTACGTGAACGTTCAGGGACTTCTGCTGAATTTCGTGCCGCTGTCGCACGGGAAATCCAACATTTTATTGCTGAGCTGGCAGACTATTTAGAACAGGAAAGCTGTATGCCGAGGCATTTTACTGAAGTGCAGGCAGAGGCAATGGTAACAATAGTATTCAGTGCAGGTGCAGAAGCACTGGATATTGATTTGGAGAAAAGACAGCGTTTAGAAGAACGTTTAGTCTTGCAGCTACGGATGATTGCTAAAGGTGCATATTATTGGTATCGCAAAGAAATGAACCCACCGAACCCTAAACTTAAATAA
- a CDS encoding YijD family membrane protein: MEQYRQDKSTLLLAFIVGLATNGTFSAVFSSVVSFSVFPLITLILSVYCIHQRYLNYSMPDGMPKLVVACFLLGLFSYSAIIRVEYPEIGSNFLPAVMGTVLVFWIYRKVKIRKNQAITENCH; this comes from the coding sequence ATGGAACAATATCGCCAGGACAAAAGTACATTGTTACTCGCTTTTATTGTCGGATTAGCAACGAATGGAACATTTTCAGCAGTTTTTAGCTCAGTTGTTTCTTTTTCAGTTTTCCCATTGATAACATTGATTTTATCAGTTTATTGTATCCATCAGCGCTATTTGAATTACTCAATGCCAGATGGGATGCCTAAGTTGGTTGTCGCCTGTTTCCTCTTAGGATTATTTAGTTATAGTGCGATTATCAGGGTTGAATACCCTGAAATTGGCTCTAATTTTCTGCCCGCAGTAATGGGTACCGTACTGGTATTTTGGATTTACAGAAAGGTAAAAATTCGTAAAAACCAGGCAATTACAGAAAATTGTCATTAA
- the murI gene encoding glutamate racemase, whose protein sequence is MAIAFQDVNTTSLGAITSDLNKAARPTVLVFDSGVGGLSIYQEIRQLLPDLHYIYVFDNEAFPYGEKSEEFIVERVVQIVGAIQQKHPLTIVVIACNTASTVSLPALRERFSFPVVGVVPAIKPAAKLTRNGVVGLLATRATVNRSYTKELIEKFATGCRIESIGSAELVELAEIKLHGGKVSPDILKKILKPWLGMKKPPDTVVLGCTHFPLLAEELVQILPDGTRLIDSGVAIARRTAWLVKHQNNLVCTSADSLAYCMKVNTDTDALIPVLQEYGFSKLEKLIT, encoded by the coding sequence ATGGCTATCGCATTCCAGGACGTGAATACTACCTCACTGGGAGCTATAACTTCTGATTTAAATAAAGCCGCACGCCCAACAGTTTTAGTGTTTGATTCTGGGGTAGGCGGCTTATCTATTTACCAAGAGATCCGACAATTATTACCAGATCTCCATTATATATATGTTTTTGATAACGAAGCATTCCCTTATGGTGAAAAATCGGAAGAGTTTATTGTTGAACGAGTCGTTCAAATTGTTGGTGCTATTCAGCAAAAACACCCTCTGACAATAGTGGTTATTGCATGTAACACTGCTAGTACAGTCAGCTTGCCAGCTCTGCGTGAGCGGTTCAGCTTTCCGGTTGTTGGTGTGGTTCCAGCGATAAAACCTGCTGCAAAGTTAACTCGTAATGGTGTCGTTGGATTATTGGCGACTAGAGCAACAGTTAATCGTTCCTATACAAAAGAACTTATCGAAAAGTTTGCGACAGGTTGCAGGATTGAATCTATAGGTTCTGCTGAATTAGTAGAATTAGCTGAAATTAAACTGCATGGTGGTAAGGTCTCTCCCGATATTTTAAAAAAGATACTGAAACCGTGGCTTGGAATGAAAAAACCACCTGATACAGTGGTATTGGGTTGTACCCATTTTCCATTATTAGCAGAAGAATTAGTTCAGATATTACCTGATGGCACGCGTTTAATTGATTCTGGTGTTGCTATTGCTCGAAGAACGGCTTGGTTGGTTAAACATCAGAATAATCTTGTTTGCACTTCAGCAGATAGTCTTGCTTACTGTATGAAAGTGAATACTGATACTGATGCATTAATCCCCGTTTTGCAGGAGTATGGATTTTCAAAACTAGAAAAATTGATAACTTAA
- the oxyR gene encoding DNA-binding transcriptional regulator OxyR, producing MNIRDLEYLVALAEHRHFRHAADSCHVSQPTLSGQIRKLEDNLGVMLLERTSRKVLFTQQGMLLVEQARTVLREVRILQEMASLQGENMSGPLHIGLIPTVGPYLLPHIIPRLHSLFPKLEMYLYEAQTQSLLAQLDSGKLDCAILAMVKETRDFIEVPLFEEPMKLAIYDDHPWAERKKIAMDELAGEKLLMLEDGHCLRDQAMGFCFQAGAKEDTHFRATSLETLRNMVAAGSGITLLPDLAVPQEKKRDGVCYLECNSPEPKRSVVLIYRPGSPLRGRYEQLAEAIRAKMGTYYGQSK from the coding sequence ATGAATATCCGCGATCTGGAATATCTTGTGGCGCTTGCGGAGCATCGGCACTTTCGCCATGCTGCTGATTCTTGCCACGTTAGCCAGCCTACGTTAAGCGGGCAAATTCGTAAGCTTGAGGATAATCTGGGGGTCATGTTATTAGAGCGCACCAGCCGTAAAGTTTTGTTTACGCAGCAAGGGATGTTATTAGTAGAACAAGCCAGAACAGTTCTCCGTGAGGTGAGGATTTTGCAGGAAATGGCATCACTTCAAGGGGAAAATATGTCTGGTCCTCTGCATATTGGCTTGATCCCGACAGTTGGTCCATATCTGTTGCCTCATATTATCCCTAGGCTTCATAGTTTGTTTCCTAAGTTGGAAATGTATCTGTATGAAGCCCAGACTCAAAGTCTGTTAGCCCAGTTGGATAGTGGCAAATTGGACTGTGCGATTCTGGCAATGGTTAAGGAGACAAGAGATTTCATTGAAGTGCCATTGTTTGAAGAACCCATGAAACTAGCTATCTATGATGACCATCCTTGGGCGGAGCGTAAAAAAATCGCTATGGATGAATTGGCAGGTGAAAAATTGTTGATGCTAGAAGATGGTCATTGCTTGCGTGATCAGGCAATGGGGTTCTGTTTTCAGGCTGGTGCGAAGGAAGATACCCATTTTCGTGCAACCAGTTTGGAAACCCTGCGTAATATGGTTGCTGCCGGTAGTGGAATAACCTTATTGCCTGATTTGGCAGTGCCACAAGAGAAAAAACGTGATGGCGTCTGCTATCTGGAGTGTAACAGCCCTGAACCTAAGCGGTCTGTTGTTTTGATTTATCGTCCTGGTTCACCTCTGCGTGGTCGCTATGAGCAACTTGCAGAGGCTATTAGAGCTAAAATGGGCACTTATTACGGGCAATCAAAATAG
- the sthA gene encoding Si-specific NAD(P)(+) transhydrogenase yields MQHIHFDAIVIGSGPGGEGAAMGLVKQGKSVAVIERYNNVGGGCTHWGTIPSKALRHAVSRIIEFNQNPLYSDNSRVLRSSFAEILRRAEMVINQQTRMRQGFYERNGCRMFSGEATFIDDHRVSVRYADDNHDILSADKIIIATGSRPYCPPDVDFTHSRIYNSDSILKLDHEPRHVIIYGAGVIGCEYASIFRGLGVKVDLINTRNHLLAFLDQEMSDALSYHFWNSGIVIRHNEEYSKIEGVDDGVIVHLKSGKKVKADCLLYANGRTGNTDTLGLKNVGLEADSRGLLKVNKIYQTSNENIYAVGDVIGYPSLASAAYDQGRIAAQAMTKGNAEVHLIEDIPTGIYTIPEISSVGKTEQQLTAMKVPYEVGRAQFKHLARAQIAGMNVGSLKILFHRETKEILGIHCFGERAAEIIHIGQAIMEQKGESNTIEYFVNTTFNYPTMAEAYRVAALNGLNRLF; encoded by the coding sequence ATGCAACATATTCATTTTGACGCCATTGTCATTGGTTCTGGTCCCGGTGGAGAAGGAGCAGCAATGGGATTGGTGAAACAGGGTAAAAGCGTTGCTGTTATTGAACGCTATAATAATGTCGGCGGTGGTTGTACTCATTGGGGTACCATCCCGTCTAAAGCCCTCCGCCACGCCGTCAGTCGTATTATTGAATTTAACCAAAATCCTCTGTACAGTGATAATTCCCGCGTTCTTCGCTCTTCATTTGCTGAAATCCTGCGCCGTGCTGAAATGGTAATTAATCAGCAAACTAGAATGCGTCAAGGATTTTACGAACGTAATGGGTGTCGTATGTTTTCCGGAGAAGCAACATTCATTGATGACCACCGGGTGAGTGTGCGCTATGCTGACGATAACCACGATATTTTAAGCGCAGATAAGATTATTATCGCAACTGGTTCTCGCCCATATTGTCCGCCAGATGTCGATTTCACTCACTCCCGTATTTATAACAGCGATTCCATTCTGAAACTGGATCATGAGCCACGGCATGTCATTATTTACGGTGCCGGAGTGATTGGTTGCGAATATGCTTCAATCTTCCGTGGATTAGGCGTAAAAGTTGATTTGATTAACACTCGTAATCACTTACTCGCCTTCCTTGATCAAGAGATGTCAGATGCACTTTCTTACCATTTCTGGAATAGCGGTATAGTGATCCGCCACAATGAAGAATATTCTAAAATTGAAGGTGTTGATGATGGTGTTATCGTTCACCTTAAATCCGGTAAAAAAGTCAAAGCTGACTGTCTGCTTTATGCTAATGGTCGAACAGGTAATACGGATACTTTAGGGCTAAAAAACGTTGGTCTAGAAGCAGATAGCCGCGGTTTACTGAAAGTTAATAAGATCTATCAAACCAGCAACGAAAATATCTACGCTGTAGGAGATGTTATCGGCTATCCAAGCTTGGCCTCAGCTGCTTATGATCAAGGCCGAATTGCCGCCCAAGCGATGACGAAAGGAAACGCCGAAGTTCATCTGATTGAAGATATCCCAACGGGTATCTATACCATTCCTGAAATTAGCTCTGTAGGTAAAACCGAACAGCAATTAACAGCAATGAAAGTGCCTTATGAAGTTGGACGCGCACAATTTAAACATCTTGCACGCGCACAAATTGCGGGGATGAACGTAGGAAGCCTGAAAATACTGTTCCACAGAGAAACAAAAGAGATTCTTGGCATTCATTGTTTCGGGGAACGTGCGGCTGAAATTATTCATATCGGCCAGGCAATTATGGAACAGAAAGGTGAAAGTAATACTATCGAATATTTCGTCAATACTACTTTCAACTATCCAACTATGGCTGAAGCCTACCGTGTCGCGGCTTTAAACGGCCTTAACCGGCTATTTTGA
- the argB gene encoding acetylglutamate kinase: MEPLVIKLGGVLLDNEEALERVFTALQEYRQTHERQLVVVHGGGYLVDELMEKLQLPIVKEQGLRVTPADQIGIITGALAGIANKTLLSWATKYQLASVGLYLGDGNVVTVSQLSEELGHVGKAMPGDAKLLKTLLDAGYMPIISSIGVTDKGELMNVNADQAATAIAQTLGADLVLLSDVSGILDGKGQKIPDINVEKAEQLIAHGIITDGMIVKVNAALDAARTLDRPVDIASWRHADQLTDLFNGVPVGTRILA; this comes from the coding sequence ATGGAACCTTTAGTCATAAAGTTAGGTGGCGTGTTACTGGACAATGAAGAAGCATTGGAACGTGTGTTTACTGCATTGCAGGAATATCGGCAAACACATGAACGCCAGTTGGTTGTTGTTCATGGGGGGGGATATCTGGTGGATGAGCTGATGGAGAAGTTGCAGCTACCGATAGTGAAGGAACAAGGATTACGAGTAACACCCGCTGATCAGATTGGGATTATCACCGGCGCATTGGCTGGTATCGCCAATAAGACCTTGTTGTCGTGGGCGACTAAATATCAACTTGCATCAGTTGGATTATATTTAGGAGATGGTAATGTGGTCACGGTTTCCCAACTGAGTGAAGAGTTGGGGCATGTGGGAAAAGCGATGCCGGGCGATGCTAAGTTGCTGAAAACGTTATTGGATGCGGGTTATATGCCCATTATCAGCTCGATTGGGGTAACGGATAAAGGGGAGCTGATGAATGTGAATGCCGATCAAGCAGCAACGGCGATAGCTCAGACGCTAGGTGCTGATTTGGTATTGCTCTCTGATGTTAGCGGTATTTTGGATGGTAAAGGGCAGAAAATCCCTGACATAAATGTTGAGAAAGCAGAACAGCTTATTGCTCATGGCATCATTACTGACGGTATGATTGTGAAGGTGAATGCCGCTCTAGATGCAGCCAGGACATTAGATCGTCCGGTAGATATCGCCAGTTGGCGTCATGCAGATCAACTGACCGATCTATTTAACGGTGTTCCCGTCGGTACTCGTATTCTGGCTTAA
- the trmA gene encoding tRNA (uridine(54)-C5)-methyltransferase TrmA, translating into MMQNLLPTESYEQQLTEKVSRLKNMMAPFQPPRPEVFRSPLSHYRMRAEFRIWHEQDDLYHIMFDQQTKQRIRLVQFPVASKLINKMMVVLIDSIRSEQILCHKLFQIDYLSTCSNKILVSLLYHKKLGEEWTQQALRLREALRHKGFDVELIGRAAKTKITLDHDYIDEVLPVAGRKMIYRQVENSFTQPNASVNIHMLEWAINITKDSKGDLLELYCGNGNFSLALAQNFERVLATEIAKPSVAAAQYNITANGIDNVQIIRMSAEEFTQAMNGEREFNRLQGINLKSYQCETIFVDPPRSGLDEKTLEMVRAYPRILYISCNPETLCHNLETLTQTHKISHLALFDQFPYTHHMECGVLLEKLN; encoded by the coding sequence ATAATGCAAAATCTCCTGCCAACGGAAAGCTATGAACAGCAACTGACGGAGAAAGTCAGCCGTTTAAAAAACATGATGGCACCTTTCCAGCCCCCGAGGCCAGAGGTTTTCCGCTCACCGCTATCTCATTACAGAATGCGAGCAGAATTTCGAATCTGGCATGAGCAGGATGATTTGTACCATATTATGTTCGATCAACAGACGAAACAACGTATTCGCCTTGTTCAATTCCCTGTCGCCAGTAAGTTAATCAACAAAATGATGGTAGTATTAATTGACTCCATTAGATCTGAACAGATCTTGTGTCATAAGCTATTTCAAATTGATTATCTGTCTACTTGCAGTAATAAAATCCTTGTTTCTCTGCTTTATCACAAAAAATTGGGGGAAGAATGGACACAACAAGCATTAAGACTGCGTGAAGCGTTAAGACATAAAGGGTTTGACGTTGAGTTAATTGGCAGAGCCGCTAAAACCAAAATCACATTGGATCATGATTATATTGATGAGGTTTTACCTGTCGCAGGCCGAAAAATGATTTATCGCCAGGTGGAAAACAGCTTCACCCAACCAAATGCTAGCGTCAATATTCATATGCTTGAATGGGCAATTAATATTACCAAAGATTCAAAAGGTGATTTACTTGAGCTCTATTGTGGTAATGGCAATTTCTCTCTGGCACTAGCTCAAAATTTTGAACGAGTATTGGCAACAGAAATTGCCAAGCCATCCGTTGCGGCCGCTCAATACAACATTACAGCCAATGGTATTGATAATGTACAAATTATCCGAATGTCAGCAGAGGAATTCACCCAAGCAATGAATGGTGAACGCGAATTTAATCGCCTTCAGGGAATAAATTTAAAAAGCTATCAATGTGAAACTATCTTTGTCGATCCACCACGTAGCGGCCTTGATGAAAAAACACTTGAGATGGTCCGGGCATATCCACGGATTCTTTATATTTCCTGTAACCCGGAAACCCTTTGCCATAATCTGGAGACATTAACCCAAACGCATAAAATTAGCCATCTGGCTCTGTTTGATCAGTTTCCTTATACTCATCATATGGAATGCGGCGTGCTTCTGGAAAAATTAAACTGA
- the argH gene encoding argininosuccinate lyase — protein sequence MALWGGRFSQKADQRFKQFNDSLRFDYRLAEQDITGSVAWSKALITVGVLTVEEQQRLELALNELLNEVQANPQAILQSDAEDIHSWVEGQLISKVGGLGKKLHTGRSRNDQVATDLKLWCKEYISHLHQAIVELQQVLVITAEKNQDTVMPGYTHLQRAQPITFAHWCLAYVEMLVRDENRLQDTLKRLNTSPLGCGALAGTAYDIDREQLASWLGFASATRNSLDSVSDRDHVLELLSNASISMIHLSRFAEDLIFFNSGEAGFIELSDRVTSGSSLMPQKKNPDALELIRGKCGRVQGALTGMMMTLKGLPLAYNKDMQEDKEGLFDALDIWLDCLHMAALVLDGIQVRRSRCAEAAKQGYANATELADYLVAKGVPFREAHHIVGEIVMMALTQGKALEALPLTELQKFSSAIIEDVYDILSLQSCLDKRLAKGGVSPKQVMKAIVEAKQRLKLS from the coding sequence ATGGCACTCTGGGGCGGGCGTTTCAGTCAGAAAGCAGATCAACGGTTCAAACAATTTAACGATTCACTTCGCTTTGATTACCGGTTAGCGGAACAGGATATTACCGGTTCAGTTGCATGGTCGAAAGCGTTGATAACGGTTGGTGTGTTGACCGTTGAAGAACAACAAAGATTGGAGCTGGCATTAAATGAATTGCTGAATGAGGTTCAGGCTAACCCACAAGCCATCTTGCAAAGTGATGCAGAAGATATCCATAGTTGGGTAGAAGGGCAGTTGATCAGTAAAGTTGGTGGGCTGGGTAAGAAGCTTCACACTGGTCGTAGCCGTAACGATCAGGTGGCAACAGATCTTAAACTTTGGTGTAAAGAATACATTTCACATCTCCATCAGGCAATTGTGGAATTACAACAGGTATTGGTGATCACCGCAGAGAAGAATCAGGATACGGTGATGCCGGGTTATACCCATCTGCAAAGAGCGCAGCCTATTACATTTGCTCACTGGTGCTTGGCATATGTAGAAATGTTGGTCCGTGATGAAAATCGGTTACAGGATACTTTAAAACGGCTGAATACTAGCCCGCTTGGGTGCGGTGCATTGGCTGGAACCGCTTATGATATTGACCGCGAACAACTAGCATCATGGCTAGGTTTTGCTTCAGCGACGCGTAACAGCCTAGATAGTGTTTCAGATCGTGACCATGTATTGGAACTGCTATCTAATGCCAGCATTAGTATGATCCATCTTTCCCGTTTTGCGGAAGATCTCATTTTCTTTAATAGCGGTGAAGCAGGATTTATTGAACTGTCAGATCGAGTCACTTCCGGTTCTTCTCTGATGCCACAGAAGAAAAACCCGGATGCACTGGAGTTAATCCGTGGTAAATGTGGCCGAGTGCAGGGGGCATTAACCGGTATGATGATGACCTTGAAAGGTCTGCCGCTGGCTTATAATAAAGATATGCAGGAGGATAAAGAAGGGTTGTTTGATGCGCTGGACATTTGGCTGGATTGTTTGCATATGGCTGCGTTGGTGTTAGACGGTATTCAGGTCAGGCGTTCACGTTGCGCAGAAGCAGCTAAACAGGGTTATGCTAACGCGACTGAATTAGCTGACTATTTGGTTGCAAAAGGGGTTCCATTCCGTGAAGCCCACCATATTGTTGGGGAAATTGTGATGATGGCGCTTACTCAGGGTAAGGCTCTGGAAGCGTTGCCATTGACAGAGTTGCAGAAGTTCAGCAGTGCAATTATTGAAGATGTATATGATATTTTGTCTCTGCAATCTTGCTTGGACAAACGCCTTGCAAAAGGTGGCGTATCGCCAAAACAAGTTATGAAAGCGATTGTAGAGGCTAAACAGAGGCTAAAATTAAGTTAG
- the btuB gene encoding TonB-dependent vitamin B12 receptor BtuB, producing the protein MINKKRLLLSTVSIMVISGWNQASAAVESQDSLVVTASRFKQPISSILAPYTVVTRDEIDRWQSNSVADILRRLPGVDIARHGGIGQLSSLFIRGTHASHVLVLMDGIRLNQAGISGSSDLSQIPVSLVQKIEYIRGPRSAVYGSDAIGGVINIITTREKLGTSLNVGIGSHGYQTYDGATQQTLAENTVLTAAANYTYTKGYDVVADGNTGGFRQPDRDGFMSKMLWLGVDQKFNEQVSGFVRAYGYNNRTSYDADINWSYPYARPDTRELYSRHYDMGVRFNQGIYSSQLITSYSHTKDYNFDPQYGRYDKSASLNDSEQYNLQWGNTFQLYQGIVSTGVDFQKQSIEAGTSYIPKSKTVRNTGMYLTAQQQLKDFILEGAIRSDKHSEAGWNTTWQASLGWEFIKDYRLIASYGTAFKAPTLSQMYGFGGNHDLKPEESKQWEGGIEGVTGQLTWRMTVYRNEIEQLIDYANSRYYNIGKAKIKGVEWTGLIDTGMFQHQLTIQYIDPRNSETNEILVRRAKQQVKYQLDWQLYDFDWGLTYQYLGRRYDKDFSTSPAKRVKLGGVSFWDLTVSYPVTSYLTIRARIANLLDKDYETVYGYRIPGREYYLTGSYNF; encoded by the coding sequence ATGATAAATAAAAAGCGGTTATTATTATCCACTGTTTCAATTATGGTGATTTCTGGCTGGAATCAAGCTTCTGCTGCGGTGGAGTCGCAGGATTCATTGGTTGTGACGGCGAGTCGTTTTAAACAGCCGATATCAAGCATATTGGCTCCTTATACTGTTGTAACACGAGATGAAATTGATCGTTGGCAGTCAAATAGTGTAGCCGATATTTTGCGTCGTTTACCCGGTGTTGATATTGCGCGGCATGGAGGGATTGGACAATTAAGCTCTTTGTTTATACGTGGTACTCATGCTAGTCATGTATTAGTACTGATGGATGGAATACGTTTGAATCAAGCGGGCATCAGTGGCTCCTCTGATTTAAGCCAAATACCTGTATCATTGGTTCAGAAAATTGAGTATATCCGTGGACCACGCTCCGCTGTTTATGGTTCTGATGCTATTGGTGGTGTTATTAATATCATCACTACCAGAGAGAAGCTAGGAACCAGCCTTAATGTAGGTATCGGCTCACATGGCTATCAAACTTATGATGGTGCAACTCAACAAACGCTAGCTGAAAATACAGTTCTGACAGCAGCAGCTAACTATACTTATACCAAAGGATACGATGTTGTTGCTGATGGTAATACCGGTGGTTTTAGACAACCTGATCGTGACGGCTTCATGAGCAAAATGCTTTGGTTAGGAGTCGATCAAAAATTTAATGAGCAAGTCAGTGGATTTGTTCGAGCTTATGGCTATAACAATAGAACATCTTATGATGCGGATATTAATTGGAGTTATCCATATGCCAGACCGGATACTCGTGAACTTTATAGTCGCCACTATGACATGGGAGTCAGATTTAACCAAGGGATCTACTCATCCCAGTTAATTACAAGTTATAGTCATACAAAAGACTATAACTTTGATCCTCAATATGGACGCTATGATAAGTCTGCTAGCCTTAATGATTCTGAACAATATAACTTGCAATGGGGGAATACTTTTCAGCTATATCAGGGCATAGTCAGTACCGGTGTGGATTTCCAAAAACAATCGATAGAAGCTGGAACCAGTTATATTCCGAAGAGTAAAACGGTACGTAATACAGGAATGTATCTGACAGCACAGCAACAACTGAAAGATTTTATTTTAGAAGGTGCAATTCGTTCAGATAAACATTCAGAAGCTGGCTGGAATACAACATGGCAAGCCAGTTTAGGTTGGGAGTTTATTAAAGATTATCGCTTGATAGCCTCTTATGGTACGGCATTTAAGGCTCCAACGCTCAGCCAGATGTACGGTTTTGGTGGTAATCATGATTTGAAACCGGAAGAAAGTAAACAATGGGAAGGCGGTATCGAAGGCGTCACTGGCCAGCTAACTTGGCGTATGACTGTATATCGCAATGAGATTGAGCAATTGATCGATTATGCGAATAGCCGCTACTACAATATTGGTAAAGCGAAAATTAAAGGTGTTGAGTGGACTGGCTTAATAGACACTGGCATGTTTCAGCATCAATTGACAATACAGTATATTGACCCCCGTAATAGTGAAACTAATGAAATTTTAGTTCGTCGTGCGAAGCAGCAAGTGAAATATCAACTTGACTGGCAGTTATATGATTTTGATTGGGGGTTAACTTATCAATATCTAGGGCGGCGTTATGACAAGGATTTCAGTACATCCCCGGCTAAGCGTGTGAAATTAGGTGGCGTCAGCTTTTGGGATTTAACAGTTTCATATCCAGTCACTTCTTATCTGACAATTCGTGCTAGAATAGCCAACCTGCTTGATAAAGATTACGAGACAGTTTATGGCTATCGCATTCCAGGACGTGAATACTACCTCACTGGGAGCTATAACTTCTGA
- a CDS encoding argininosuccinate synthase, producing MHTKDIKKIVLAYSGGLDTSAIIPWLKEHYGNCEVVAFVADVGQSREDLEGVEQKALRSGASECHVVDLREEFIKDYVYPVLKTGALYEGSYLLGTSMARPIIAKAQVELALKVGADALAHGATGKGNDQVRFESTYTALAPQLKVVAPWREWDLRSREALLDYLKARDIPTTATLEKIYSRDENAWHISTEGGVLESTWNASNKDCWVWTVDPEEAPDEAELVSVMIEKGEVVGVNGKVMSPYQCLEALNILGVKHGIGRIDIVENRLVGMKSRGCYETPGGTIMMAALRGVEQLVLDRDSFKWRQQLGLEMSYVVYDGRWFAPLRRSIQAAAETLAADVSGEVVLKLYKGQVTAIQKRSTNSLYSEAFATFGEDEVYDHSHAAGFIRLYSLPSRIRALNSKE from the coding sequence ATGCATACTAAAGATATCAAAAAAATCGTTCTTGCCTATTCTGGTGGTCTGGATACTTCTGCCATTATTCCTTGGCTGAAGGAGCATTATGGCAACTGTGAAGTTGTTGCGTTTGTTGCTGATGTGGGGCAAAGCCGTGAAGATTTGGAAGGCGTGGAGCAGAAAGCTTTGCGTTCTGGCGCGTCAGAATGTCACGTTGTGGATCTGCGTGAGGAATTCATTAAAGATTATGTTTATCCGGTACTGAAAACCGGTGCTCTGTATGAAGGTAGCTATTTGTTGGGCACTTCAATGGCACGCCCCATTATTGCTAAAGCACAGGTTGAATTGGCACTGAAAGTAGGAGCAGATGCACTTGCTCATGGTGCAACAGGTAAGGGTAACGATCAGGTTCGGTTTGAAAGCACTTATACGGCATTAGCCCCTCAGCTAAAAGTAGTTGCACCGTGGAGAGAGTGGGATTTACGTTCCCGTGAAGCGTTGCTGGATTATCTGAAAGCACGAGATATTCCAACCACTGCAACATTGGAGAAAATTTACAGCCGTGATGAGAATGCGTGGCATATCTCTACCGAAGGTGGCGTACTGGAAAGCACTTGGAATGCATCCAATAAAGATTGTTGGGTGTGGACAGTCGATCCAGAAGAGGCACCAGATGAAGCTGAATTGGTTAGTGTCATGATTGAGAAAGGCGAGGTTGTTGGGGTCAACGGCAAAGTAATGTCTCCATATCAATGCCTTGAAGCGCTGAATATTCTGGGAGTAAAACATGGTATCGGTCGTATCGATATCGTGGAAAACCGGCTGGTGGGAATGAAATCTCGTGGTTGTTATGAAACACCGGGAGGAACCATCATGATGGCTGCGTTGCGTGGTGTTGAACAACTGGTTCTGGACCGCGATAGCTTTAAATGGCGTCAGCAGCTTGGGCTAGAAATGTCTTATGTCGTTTATGACGGACGTTGGTTTGCCCCGCTACGTCGATCTATTCAGGCAGCGGCTGAGACGTTGGCTGCGGATGTCAGCGGTGAAGTAGTACTGAAACTCTATAAAGGGCAGGTAACAGCGATCCAGAAAAGATCAACAAATAGCCTTTATTCTGAAGCGTTTGCAACGTTTGGTGAAGATGAGGTTTACGATCACAGCCATGCAGCAGGATTTATCCGTCTGTATTCTCTCCCTTCGCGCATTCGGGCATTAAATAGTAAAGAGTAA